The Martelella endophytica genome contains the following window.
ACAACCTGCCGCTCATCGTCGACAACACGATGGCGACACCCTATCTCGTGCGACCGCTGGAGCACGGCGCCGATATCGTCGTCCATTCGCTGACGAAGTTCCTCGGCGGACACGGCAATTCGATGGGCGGCATCCTGGTCGATGGCGGTACGTTCGACTGGGCAAAATCGGGCCGCAGCTATCCGATGCTGTGCGAGCCGCGCGCCGAATATAACGGTCTGGTGCTGGCGGAGGCCTTCGGCACGATGGCCTTTGCGCTCGGGGCGCGGGTTCTGAGCCTGCGCGACCTCGGGCCGGCGATCTCGCCGTTCAACGCCTTCATGATCGCGACCGGTATCGAGACGCTGCCGCTCAGGATGCAGCGCCACTGCGACAACGCGCTGAAGGTCGCGCGCTGGCTCAAGCAGTCCGACAAGATCGCCTGGGTGAGCTATCCGGGGCTTGAGGACGACGACAACCACGCGCTGCAGCAGACCTATTCGCCGAAGGGGGCAGGGGCCGTCTTCACCTTCGGCCTGAAGGGCGGCTACGAGGCCGGCAAGGCCTTCGTCGAGGGGTTGCAGCTGTTCTCGCATCTTGCCAATATCGGCGATACGCGTTCACTGGTTATCCACCCTTCATCCACAACCCATGCACAGCTTACGCCGGAGCAGCAGGTCGCCGCCGGCGCCGGTCCCGAC
Protein-coding sequences here:
- a CDS encoding O-acetylhomoserine aminocarboxypropyltransferase — encoded protein: MEDRKPGFSTLSVHAGAAPDSATNARATPIYQTTSFVFNDSDHAAALFGLREFGNIYTRIMNPTTAVLEERVAALEGGTAALAVASGHAAQFLTFHMLMQPGDNFVAARRLYGGSINQFGHSFENFGWSVRWADSADPAAFASQIDDRTKAIFIESLANPGGTFVDIAAIAKVAHEHNLPLIVDNTMATPYLVRPLEHGADIVVHSLTKFLGGHGNSMGGILVDGGTFDWAKSGRSYPMLCEPRAEYNGLVLAEAFGTMAFALGARVLSLRDLGPAISPFNAFMIATGIETLPLRMQRHCDNALKVARWLKQSDKIAWVSYPGLEDDDNHALQQTYSPKGAGAVFTFGLKGGYEAGKAFVEGLQLFSHLANIGDTRSLVIHPSSTTHAQLTPEQQVAAGAGPDVVRLSVGIEDADDIIADLEQSLAKL